Proteins from a single region of Rhodospirillales bacterium:
- a CDS encoding GatB/YqeY domain-containing protein, producing MEKREEFTAALKDALKAKDQTAMSTIRLILAALKDRDITARGQGKADGIEESEILSMLQSMIKQRQEASKIYCDAGREELAEREEAEIEVIQKFMPVQLGEEEVAKAVEKIIGDTGATGIKDMGKVMGALKSQYAGQIDMGKAGAIVKARLG from the coding sequence ATGGAGAAAAGGGAAGAATTTACTGCCGCGCTGAAAGATGCATTGAAAGCCAAGGATCAAACGGCGATGTCAACCATCCGTCTGATTCTGGCTGCGCTCAAGGATCGTGATATTACTGCGCGAGGGCAAGGAAAGGCTGATGGAATTGAAGAAAGTGAGATTCTCTCGATGTTGCAAAGCATGATCAAACAGCGTCAGGAAGCCAGCAAAATATATTGTGACGCAGGCCGTGAAGAACTCGCCGAGCGCGAAGAAGCTGAAATTGAAGTGATTCAAAAATTCATGCCGGTGCAGCTTGGTGAAGAGGAAGTTGCCAAAGCGGTAGAAAAAATCATCGGTGACACAGGCGCAACTGGAATCAAGGATATGGGTAAGGTTATGGGCGCTTTGAAGTCCCAATATGCTGGGCAGATTGATATGGGTAAGGCCGGAGCAATTGTAAAAGCCAGGCTGGGGTAA